The following coding sequences lie in one Xiphophorus maculatus strain JP 163 A chromosome 4, X_maculatus-5.0-male, whole genome shotgun sequence genomic window:
- the cln6 gene encoding ceroid-lipofuscinosis neuronal protein 6: MENVRKRRGKDLDSTAGVCKENAPKRKRQPFHFDLWLCLTLQNWILDFGRPIVMIALPLELFPLNKPSVGDYFHMIYNVVAPFLLLKLIERAPRPVPHTAVHLCIITFVMGASIHLVGDSINHRLILSGYQLHLSVRENPIIKDLKPASLIDSFELLYYYDEHLGHLMWYIPFFIIVLIYFSACFSDSDGQEKMPLSGWLLLGASSLYYWYLATEGQITGLFLLTFLAMFTVMIFQKRKGLAPDSNGSFLFYSFSITLLLVSLWVAYLWDDPVLRNKYPGLFYVPEPWSYYTLHIRKSH, translated from the exons ATGGAGAATGTACGAAAGCGTCGAGGCAAAGACTTAGACAG TACTGCCGgtgtttgcaaagaaaatgcCCCAAAGAGGAAAAGACAACCTTTTCACTTTGACCTTTGGCTCTGTCTGACTCTACAGAACTGGATACTTGACTTTGGAAGACCCATCGTCATG ATTGCCCTTCCTTTGGAGTTGTTTCCTCTGAACAAGCCAAGTGTTGGAGATTATTTCCACATGATCTACAATGTCGTCGCACCTTTCCTGCTACTCAAG CTGATCGAGCGCGCTCCCAGGCCTGTTCCCCACACAGCCGTCCACCTCTGCATCATCACGTTTGTCATGGGGGCCAGCATCCACCTGGTGGGAGACTCCATCAACCACCGGCTCATCCTGAGCGGCTACCAGCTGCACCTGTCAGTCAGAGAAAACCCAATCATCAAAGACCTCAAACCGGCTTCACTG ATTGATTCATTTGAGCTGCTGTATTATTACGATGAGCACCTGGGACACTTAATGTG gtATATTCCATTCTTCATCATTGTGCTGATCTACTTCAGTGCCTGCTTCTCAGACTCTGACGGTCAGGAGAAAATGCCTCTCTCTGGTTGGCTGTTACTGGGAGCCAGCTCTCTCTACTATTG GTACTTGGCCACCGAGGGTCAGATAACTGGACTGTTCCTCCTTACTTTCCTCGCCATGTTCACAGTGATGATTTTCCAGAAGCGTAAAGGCCTCGCCCCGGACAGCAACGgctcctttcttttttatagCTTCAGCATTACTCTGCTGCTCGTGTCCCTGTGGGTGGCCTATCTGTGGGACGACCCGGTGCTACGCAACAAATACCCCGGACTGTTTTATGTTCCAGAGCCCTGGTCCTACTACACCTTACACATAAGGAAGAGCCACTGA